One genomic region from Cetobacterium sp. 8H encodes:
- a CDS encoding CDP-alcohol phosphatidyltransferase family protein encodes MLDTHCRKYIQPLIKSGASIAMKMGLSANDVTILAMILGVLSGVLTYFGMGMIGIALLWFSGYLDAVDGTIARETKSSSPFGTVMDITFDRIVEGAIIIGVAHKFPQFSFQSLLLAVSIIISMTIFLTTGPLAENKGEKSFHYQAGLAERSEGFIMLSLMILLGDKAGIIINIFTAIVLFTAYQRFLEARKILK; translated from the coding sequence ATGTTAGATACACATTGTAGAAAATATATTCAACCACTGATAAAATCAGGTGCTAGTATTGCTATGAAAATGGGATTAAGTGCAAATGATGTAACGATTTTAGCTATGATATTAGGGGTTTTAAGTGGAGTGTTAACATACTTTGGCATGGGAATGATAGGTATAGCATTGTTATGGTTTTCAGGGTATTTAGATGCTGTAGATGGAACTATAGCTAGAGAAACAAAATCTTCATCACCATTTGGAACTGTAATGGATATAACTTTTGATAGAATAGTTGAGGGAGCAATTATAATTGGGGTGGCACATAAATTTCCACAATTTAGTTTTCAGTCACTTCTACTAGCTGTGAGTATAATAATATCAATGACAATATTTTTGACAACAGGACCTCTTGCAGAAAACAAAGGAGAAAAATCATTTCATTACCAAGCTGGATTAGCAGAAAGATCAGAGGGGTTTATAATGCTGAGCTTAATGATACTTCTAGGGGACAAAGCAGGGATCATTATAAACATATTTACAGCAATAGTTTTATTTACTGCATACCAAAGATTTTTAGAAGCAAGAAAGATATTGAAATAG
- a CDS encoding sugar ABC transporter permease, whose protein sequence is MEKIKKIIYLIPFLMYISFFFLYGLYYVLMTSLGYNRILSKSYFTLDYYKEVLYSKEFLTSLIYTTKLNMISAFFAFILTVIILYLVFLSKRKGYFYGKSFQKVIEAPVFVPYLVGAYGVLLLLMRRGILNNVLMQLGVIKSVQEFPVLTNDYNGIGIIITYIWKALPFMTMMTLPIVFRVDKKWDALGKLYNLSNYQFFKKIVFPLILPTLSVSFFIVLTYLFASFETPYILGVTHPRVLSVSVFDMYAKGNLDTRGKIMVMNIMISVISLFFGGMISLALKFFSRYESREW, encoded by the coding sequence TTGGAAAAAATTAAAAAAATTATATATTTGATACCTTTTTTAATGTACATATCATTTTTCTTTTTATATGGATTGTATTATGTTTTAATGACTTCATTAGGTTATAACAGGATTCTTTCAAAATCATATTTTACTTTAGATTATTATAAAGAGGTTCTTTATTCAAAAGAATTTTTAACAAGCCTAATATATACAACTAAACTTAACATGATTTCTGCTTTTTTTGCTTTTATATTGACGGTTATAATATTATATTTGGTTTTTTTAAGTAAAAGAAAAGGTTATTTTTATGGAAAAAGTTTTCAAAAAGTTATAGAAGCTCCGGTATTCGTACCTTATTTAGTAGGAGCTTATGGAGTACTGTTGCTTCTTATGAGAAGAGGAATATTAAATAATGTATTGATGCAATTAGGAGTAATTAAATCTGTTCAAGAATTTCCAGTTTTAACTAATGACTACAATGGAATTGGAATAATAATAACATATATATGGAAAGCACTCCCTTTTATGACAATGATGACTTTGCCAATTGTCTTTAGAGTGGATAAAAAGTGGGATGCGTTAGGAAAACTTTATAATTTAAGTAATTATCAATTTTTTAAAAAAATAGTTTTTCCATTGATTCTTCCAACGTTAAGTGTGAGTTTTTTTATAGTGTTGACATATCTCTTTGCTTCTTTTGAAACGCCGTACATACTTGGAGTTACTCACCCTAGAGTGCTTTCAGTTTCAGTATTTGATATGTATGCCAAAGGAAATTTAGATACAAGAGGAAAAATTATGGTCATGAATATTATGATTTCAGTTATAAGTTTATTTTTTGGTGGAATGATCTCCTTAGCTCTGAAATTTTTCTCAAGGTATGAAAGTAGGGAGTGGTAA
- a CDS encoding ABC transporter ATP-binding protein gives MIKIKGLSKQFTGFSLKNINLQIEKGEFISVLGQSGSGKSTILNLIAGLDKEYKGEILIEGETPSKSIKNGDIAMVFQQDLLLPHLNVWENIAFGLKIKKISKGEIEKRIKEAIVEMDLVGKEKRYPNELSGGEKQRVSIARAIVTRPKLLLMDEPFSALDFNLRDRMQKMVKKIHKKLKVTIVFVTHDREEAFFLSDRIGVMFKGELLDFGTPEELYYKPKNVYTAKLLAMENIFSKVIFEKIFECEVLKGDFIGLRGKDLKISKDLGIQGKVVEVNFGMGEYSITLDIKGEKIVVIKQGNFETKIGEVVGITHEKSSRIIIEGVK, from the coding sequence ATGATAAAGATAAAAGGATTATCAAAACAGTTTACAGGCTTTTCTTTAAAAAATATAAACTTACAAATAGAAAAAGGTGAGTTTATAAGTGTTTTAGGGCAGTCTGGATCTGGTAAGTCAACAATATTAAATTTGATAGCTGGATTGGATAAAGAGTATAAAGGTGAGATATTAATAGAGGGTGAAACACCTAGTAAATCTATAAAAAATGGTGATATAGCTATGGTTTTTCAGCAAGATCTATTATTGCCTCATCTCAATGTTTGGGAAAATATAGCTTTTGGATTAAAAATAAAAAAGATTTCAAAAGGTGAAATAGAAAAAAGAATAAAAGAAGCTATAGTTGAGATGGACTTAGTTGGAAAAGAAAAAAGATACCCAAATGAGTTGAGTGGAGGAGAAAAACAAAGAGTTTCAATTGCTAGAGCTATAGTTACTCGTCCAAAACTTCTTTTAATGGATGAACCGTTTTCGGCACTAGATTTTAATTTGAGAGATAGAATGCAAAAGATGGTAAAGAAAATTCATAAAAAGTTAAAAGTGACAATAGTTTTTGTAACTCATGACAGAGAAGAAGCTTTTTTCTTATCTGATAGAATAGGAGTTATGTTCAAAGGAGAGCTCCTAGATTTTGGAACTCCAGAAGAACTTTATTATAAACCTAAAAATGTTTACACAGCTAAACTTTTAGCTATGGAAAATATTTTTTCTAAAGTTATTTTTGAAAAAATATTTGAATGTGAAGTTTTAAAAGGGGATTTTATAGGTTTAAGAGGAAAAGATCTAAAAATTTCTAAAGATTTAGGTATTCAAGGGAAAGTTGTTGAAGTAAATTTTGGAATGGGAGAGTACAGTATAACTTTAGATATCAAAGGTGAGAAGATAGTTGTTATTAAACAAGGGAATTTCGAAACTAAAATTGGTGAAGTTGTAGGTATTACTCATGAAAAGAGTAGTCGTATTATAATAGAAGGAGTAAAATAA
- a CDS encoding ABC transporter substrate-binding protein yields the protein MIKKIKYVLLASLIPLAFMGCGKKENKEVNIYMWGGSKEINTFMDDVVTPKIKEADDITLKRVPIVDIKDIVNKLIIEKQAGKKDGVIDVLWLNGENFKALKDANVLEENILTKVPNRNLLKESTIVKDFGEDIDGLEVPFGEAQFNFIYNTQKGNVPFTNWETLTTYIKQNPGRFTYPNVSNFTGSAFIRNLVIDMLGYENIQNMSSDDLRVQLDIVWNYLNEIKPYLWREGKTYPESEGKLDLLYSTDEVDVTMGYTVNKVNSKIDSGDYPNTSESFLLEKGTLFNNHYLAIPNNSKNKENALKVINALISPEIQILKQEPKNWGDFTVLDMNKLDLEDKKSFEELNKSGKIPTLEELETKRVLELSPEKVRIIEEGWTEKVGKN from the coding sequence ATGATAAAAAAAATTAAGTATGTTTTATTGGCAAGCTTAATACCACTAGCCTTTATGGGATGTGGAAAAAAAGAAAATAAAGAAGTCAATATCTATATGTGGGGTGGATCTAAAGAGATAAATACGTTTATGGATGATGTTGTGACTCCTAAAATTAAAGAAGCGGATGATATAACGCTAAAAAGAGTTCCAATAGTTGATATCAAAGATATTGTAAATAAGCTTATAATAGAAAAACAAGCTGGAAAAAAAGATGGAGTTATAGATGTACTTTGGCTAAATGGAGAGAATTTTAAAGCTTTAAAAGATGCGAATGTTCTGGAAGAGAATATATTAACAAAGGTTCCAAATAGAAATTTATTAAAAGAAAGTACTATAGTTAAAGATTTTGGTGAGGATATAGATGGGCTAGAAGTACCTTTTGGGGAAGCACAGTTTAATTTTATATATAATACTCAAAAAGGAAATGTCCCTTTCACGAATTGGGAAACACTGACAACATACATAAAGCAAAATCCTGGAAGATTTACATATCCAAATGTTTCTAACTTCACAGGTAGTGCTTTTATTAGAAATTTAGTGATAGATATGTTGGGGTATGAAAATATTCAAAATATGAGTTCTGATGATTTGAGAGTTCAACTTGATATTGTTTGGAATTATTTAAATGAGATAAAACCTTATTTATGGAGAGAAGGGAAAACTTATCCTGAATCTGAAGGGAAACTAGATCTTTTATATTCAACTGATGAAGTAGATGTAACAATGGGATATACTGTAAATAAGGTAAATTCAAAAATAGATTCAGGAGATTATCCAAATACATCGGAGAGTTTTTTATTAGAAAAAGGAACACTATTTAATAATCATTATTTAGCAATTCCAAATAATTCAAAAAATAAAGAAAATGCACTGAAAGTTATAAATGCATTGATATCTCCAGAGATTCAAATTCTAAAGCAGGAACCAAAAAATTGGGGTGATTTTACAGTTTTAGATATGAATAAGCTAGACTTAGAAGATAAAAAGTCTTTTGAAGAACTAAATAAGAGTGGGAAAATCCCAACTTTGGAGGAGTTAGAGACGAAAAGAGTTTTAGAGTTATCTCCAGAAAAAGTTAGAATTATAGAGGAAGGATGGACAGAAAAGGTTGGAAAAAATTAA
- a CDS encoding ABC transporter permease: MKKIFVGIVYFLISLVFLLPFIGVGLKSINFKMWEYVLLNEKTYLSLLSTFMVASIAMLINFLIGTPLASFMAREDFKGKKMIELLIILPLIIPTMVSTMGLQFAFIKLGLIETTLGVGIVHSVTTMPYYVQSMKAGYMTLSKDYINLGKILGANPIQRFFKITLPIISPSFLVGMSLVIIVSLSQYLVTFIIGGGQVMTLPILMMPYLSDGDMRNGTVYSIIYVLFTYFLVFLVGRLVKFIYRKSDRCR, from the coding sequence ATGAAAAAAATATTTGTAGGAATAGTTTATTTTCTCATATCATTAGTTTTTTTATTACCATTTATAGGTGTAGGTTTAAAAAGTATTAACTTTAAGATGTGGGAATATGTTCTTTTAAATGAAAAAACTTACTTAAGTTTATTATCAACATTTATGGTAGCCTCAATTGCGATGCTTATAAACTTTTTGATTGGAACACCATTAGCATCATTTATGGCTAGAGAAGACTTTAAGGGAAAGAAAATGATAGAGTTATTGATTATTTTACCACTTATAATTCCAACAATGGTAAGTACAATGGGGCTTCAATTTGCGTTTATAAAATTAGGACTTATCGAAACTACTTTAGGAGTCGGAATAGTTCATAGTGTAACTACTATGCCATATTATGTCCAAAGTATGAAAGCGGGATATATGACATTAAGTAAGGATTACATAAATTTAGGTAAAATATTGGGAGCAAATCCAATTCAAAGATTTTTCAAGATAACACTACCAATAATTTCTCCATCTTTTTTAGTAGGAATGTCTCTTGTTATAATTGTATCATTATCTCAATATTTAGTAACATTTATAATAGGAGGGGGACAAGTTATGACTCTTCCGATACTAATGATGCCATATTTATCTGATGGAGATATGAGAAATGGAACTGTATATAGTATAATATATGTTTTATTTACCTATTTTTTAGTTTTTTTAGTAGGGCGATTAGTTAAATTTATTTATAGAAAGAGTGATAGGTGTAGATGA